In Candidatus Methylomirabilota bacterium, the DNA window ATAATCGACCGGATGTAATGACAGATCACCTGCCGCGTCTCCTCTGGGAGGTCGACAAATTCCATCCCCGTATGGTAGATCAGGGTCTGCTCTCCATCCGGCTGTACCTCTGTTCGGTGGACTACCGAGCGGGCCACGCGACACCTCAGGCTCAGTCTCTTTCCACGCAAGTCGAGGTCCAGTGAGGAAGTGGTGCCAGGTCGGACGACCTGGACATGTTCGATCAGCACCCCTCCGTGACTGATGTCGACCAGAGAGGCATCATATATAGCGGTAACCCGCCCCTGGGTTTTGCATCCCACGATAACTCGTGGAAAATGCCGCCTCTCTCGCTGTTTTTTTCCCACTGCGACTCCTCGGCCACTATGGAGGGTCCCACACGTCCTTCACAGGAGCAGCAAAGGGCGTGCCACATAAACACAGGCTTAATTTCAAAGAGTTATGGACTTCCTGGATTCCTTGTTGACCGCTTTCCGGCAGGAGATGTGGCTGCTTATTGACGTCTCGACTCCGGAAGAAAGCCATCTTGGCATAGCTGGTCGCGAAGCCGGTGCTCATGGGAAGGTAGCCCGAGGAGGGGGTGAACCTCATGGACGAGGACGGCAAAGGTCGAGTGCTCCTCACCCTCCCTCCAGATGGTTCGCCACGCTTGACCCTCTGTCATTTGGCCGAAGCGATCAGTCCCCTGCTGCCTAAATTCGGAACCTAACTTCTTGAATTGGCACAGATATTGCCAATAAGGGCCTTCTTTGGGAGGTGTTGTGGTCGGTGGATGGGGCTTGCCCCGAAACCCTGGTCTGTAGTACCAGCCGAGAGGTTCCGGTGGAAAAGAAATGGGCGGTGAGGCGGAAGTACCCCCGATATGTCGTGAGGACAAGGACGGAGGGACGGATCACCGGCGTCGATGAGGTGGTTCTGATTGACATCAGTCTTGGGGGCGTCAAGATTGAGCATACCCAGTTCTCCCGACCAGGGACTATTTCGCCATTGGACCTCGAGTTTCATGGGACGAGGATAAGACTGTGGTCCCGCGTGGTCTGGTCGGTGGTCGCCAGGCAAGAGATGAACATGGATGGAGAGGGAATCATGGTCTACCACACGGGGCTAGAATTTCACAACCCCTCAGAGGAGACGCAGCAGGTGATCAACGATTATCTCCAGGCCATGATCAATGAGGGAAAGGCAACGCCGCCAGACGATGGGGTGATCCGTCGGGCGTATACCTGTCAGAAGTGTAGCGAATCTTATCAGCTGGCTGATTCTGAGGTCCGTCCTGTGTTCATGGACGTCCGAAAGCGTCCGGTCCAGGCGGGCGACCTATTCTACTATGAGCATGATACATGTGACGGGTCGCTGGAGTGTACGTTTGGCGGACCGAGAGTGCCCTGGACTGTTGAGGAAGAGGAACGCTAGCCTGTCTTCTTCCCTCCCCCACTTGCGGAAAAAAAGGCATCCAGTACGTCTGTGTCGGTGATGATTCCGACAAGGCGGTTTGCAGACGTGACCGGCAGACATCTGATCTTGCGATGGCGCATCAGCCTGACGGCATCCACGAGGGGGTCGTCAGGGCCGATGGTGATGACGTCCGCGTTCATGATCGTTGAGACAGGGCGGTCGTATGCCGGGTCGGGGTCCAGGGGTGAGGGTGTGGCTAACTTGATGTCGCGGTCGCTCACGATCCCGCATAGCCTTCCTCCGCTGACCAGGGGGAGGTGGCGAATGGAATGCGTCCGGAGAAAATCCG includes these proteins:
- a CDS encoding PilZ domain-containing protein, encoding MGKKQRERRHFPRVIVGCKTQGRVTAIYDASLVDISHGGVLIEHVQVVRPGTTSSLDLDLRGKRLSLRCRVARSVVHRTEVQPDGEQTLIYHTGMEFVDLPEETRQVICHYIRSIIEDGNGAGDELGEPTAIRAPRG
- a CDS encoding PilZ domain-containing protein yields the protein MRRKYPRYVVRTRTEGRITGVDEVVLIDISLGGVKIEHTQFSRPGTISPLDLEFHGTRIRLWSRVVWSVVARQEMNMDGEGIMVYHTGLEFHNPSEETQQVINDYLQAMINEGKATPPDDGVIRRAYTCQKCSESYQLADSEVRPVFMDVRKRPVQAGDLFYYEHDTCDGSLECTFGGPRVPWTVEEEER
- a CDS encoding CBS domain-containing protein, whose product is MPKVQDVASMRVADWMTPSPLTLPPETSLLEAADFLRTHSIRHLPLVSGGRLCGIVSDRDIKLATPSPLDPDPAYDRPVSTIMNADVITIGPDDPLVDAVRLMRHRKIRCLPVTSANRLVGIITDTDVLDAFFSASGGGKKTG